In Terriglobia bacterium, a single genomic region encodes these proteins:
- a CDS encoding PadR family transcriptional regulator, translated as MAKKIRYQNRIELLQGTLDMLIMRTLQWGPQHGYGISRAIRTGSDDVLTVETGSLYPALHRLEKQGWIAAEWKLSENRQRAKFYRLTAAGRKHLVNEQSRWEEFVKAVSGVMKPAGEQP; from the coding sequence ATGGCGAAAAAGATCCGTTATCAGAACCGGATTGAGCTGCTGCAAGGCACCTTGGACATGCTGATTATGCGGACCCTGCAATGGGGGCCGCAGCACGGTTATGGCATCAGCCGGGCAATCCGCACAGGCTCAGATGACGTGCTCACCGTTGAAACCGGATCGCTTTATCCAGCGCTGCACCGTCTCGAAAAGCAGGGCTGGATTGCGGCCGAATGGAAGCTGAGTGAAAACAGGCAGCGGGCAAAATTTTACCGGCTGACTGCCGCAGGCCGGAAGCATCTGGTGAACGAGCAGTCGCGCTGGGAAGAATTTGTGAAGGCCGTAAGCGGCGTGATGAAACCGGCCGGAGAACAGCCGTGA